The region GAGAAGTATGAGTTTAACGATCTCTGTACTCATTCCGACTTTGGGTAGAAAAAAAGAACTCCTTGATACAGTAAAAGGACTTTTAGAACAAAGCCGCATACCTGATGAAATAATAATTGTTGATCAAAATAATCCTGAAATTTTAGAAGTATCAAATTATTTAAAATCAATATCGATTGTGAAACATATTAAAAATATTTCGCCAGGGATCGTACCTAACTATAATCGATGTTTGAAGGAATCAACTTCCGACATTGTTTTATATGTTGATGACGATATTATTCCTGAAAAAAATCTTATTGAGGCTCATCTTAAAAATTATTCTGACCCAAAGATTGGTGGAGTGGCTGGGCGAATTAAAAATGCCTTTGGAGATAAAGATTTAAAGAAAATATCAGCAGTAGGAACTTATAGTTATTTTACTGGAACAGTTACAGCTGATTTTAATTCTTTGGTAAGGCAAAATGTAAAATTTGGCCAAGGTGCAAATATGTCATTTAGGCGTGATGCCCTTTTAGCGATTAACGGATTTGATCTTGCGTTTGATGGAAACGCAT is a window of Oligoflexia bacterium DNA encoding:
- a CDS encoding glycosyltransferase — its product is MSLTISVLIPTLGRKKELLDTVKGLLEQSRIPDEIIIVDQNNPEILEVSNYLKSISIVKHIKNISPGIVPNYNRCLKESTSDIVLYVDDDIIPEKNLIEAHLKNYSDPKIGGVAGRIKNAFGDKDLKKISAVGTYSYFTGTVTADFNSLVRQNVKFGQGANMSFRRDALLAINGFDLAFDGNAYFFETDAGLRLLEKGWKMIFDPTAEVYHLLSSSGGARVKDKAIHTSYFITNGLKLYRRHSPSFGLPFFMLYKTAYLIAKAVYNRDSRILSLGLKALHKGFSGL